Below is a window of Impatiens glandulifera chromosome 2, dImpGla2.1, whole genome shotgun sequence DNA.
ATTCCTGCTCCTCTTCTAGCCCGTGTTTCAAAGTAGTCTTAGTAGATAGATAAGGGGCAAAACTGTAAACCAAACATGTCTAATAATCGTCGCCGTCGTCGTCGCCGGAGAACCTGACTTGTCAAATTGCAATGAATTGACGGCGAGTGGCATGTTTTCCTGATCAGGACTGCACTTAGATTGATGAGGTGGGTGCGCACTATACATCAATGCCCGGAGCACCGCCGATACCGTCGGAATATACGCCGTCTTATTCCGGGCAAGTAGCCACGTCAAACCCATCAACTGACAATCCTTACTGAATATCTTGCTCGCCCGGTCGCCACCATTTTTACTTCCACCCTTCAACTGTGCAAAGGGTGTTTTAGTCAATCAAATATAAAGTGGTAAATTAACTTGTAAATAGAAAGAAAGGGGGGgcaattgttaattaattaccttcTGTAAAGAACCGAGACATTTGGTACAGCCGGCGTAGGAAGAGTTATGGCAGTTACGTTCAAGTTCTCTGACGGCGGCGGTGGGGGTGGGAGTGGCGGTGGCGGTGGCGTTTCGGGTGGCGGTTAAGTTAAAGGCGGCGGGACAGCTGAGTGAACTGATTTGATGTAGACGGATACCGCAGAAACAGAGGGCGGTATCGCAGGTGGCGTTTGGTTGAGCGATATGAATGTTGCGGTTTTGTAGAGAGGTTTCTAGAGAATCGATGCATTTTTGTGAGTCGTCTGGTATGAATGGTAAATCGGAGGATTGTTGAAGTGATGCTGCCGGAGCAATCTGTAGGGCGGAACGGGCGTGTGCTGCGAAGAGCCAGGCGGCGAGAACAGGGCAGCAACGGCTGCGGTCGAGATTCCGACCGCATGCATCTTTTACGCCGCCGAATAGTTCTTCGGAGAGGTCGAGACGGCAGATTTGTGGCGTGGTTTGGACTGGGAATGCTGGGACTGTGTTTGGAGTTGTGTCGTCGTCGAGTGGTGGTTTTGCTGGTTCGGCTAGTAAACTTGCTAGTGAATGATTAAAGAGGCATAGGAGTAGTACTactaatgaagaagaagacgcCATTTGTGTGTTGTGAGGTGCTGCAACTACAACTATGGAAGCTTTTTAGAGATGAATTCAGAACTGTGCAGTTTCTCGTTCACGTGTTTGGCGTTTGAAGCTGAACTTctgactctctctctctctctctagggGAGTAAAAGTAACAGAGGAGAGAGAATGGGGGGTCACAAGTCACAACGGGGAAGAATGATGATGAGAGAGACGACTCCCCTATTTAACCTTGGTTAGCTTAAAAATAAGCTGATTTTTTcaattgtttgaaaataatgaagttataaaattgaatttgaacCAATGCTATTAAAtgggttaatatatatatatatatataataataataataataataaaaaaattgaaaatattattttatttaaattaatatctaataaaatattttaaagtatatttttaaggtaattttttattatttttccaaaaCCCAACTTGGGAACTGGAATTTCCAAatgacataatatatataacttgaaAATATAACTCAACAATAGTAAAAAGTTAAACatctatacttttttttatacttaaaacttttattgtataaaataaaaaattaatattcaataaattaCATCATAtcatgttaattaaaattaaaactttaatttaatattttaagttgataattaaaaagataGGAGTGATAGGCCAATGAAATTTGGGGAAAGAATTATTTTCCTTTACATTTTCtctcccaattattttttaaaaaaatatataaaagtacaTTAAGATAAAGATATTTTTAGATtgatttaactttctaaattattattattattattattttgaaaaagatatttatatttaaatgaaaaaaaataacaattgacatgattttttttttattaaactaatgTTAGACAATTTCACAGCAGCAGGTACCAAAAATTAATTGGGATGATAACTCAAGTTTATCCGCATTCATTCAAATTTTACATCAACtatcaaaaattcaaaaatcacctaataaatctcaataattatattacacaaaattgaaatataatccCAAATCTCAAATCCTAATAAAACAATTCCAACCATTTAGATTTCCTAATACTAGTTGGAGTATGATGGAttgacaaatattaaataatattacaattattttttaaaattatacaaatgttaagaattttttaaagactccaactctttatttaaaaaaataataataataacccgAAAATAAAGATCagaactctatttttttttattatagatcaATTGCAATGAGAACTATATGTTATTACATTGCAACTATATGGATGCACCTAAAGAACAAACAACTCTAGAACTATTGATCCATTATTGTAGCCGAGATTTGTgcatttttttgtaaaattattctTAACCTATGTCAATACACATCACATGTTTTTGACTTGGAAATCTTATTATTGTATGGTGGATTGATTATAAGAGtctaaaaaaagaattaagtgtatttttgaacattattaaaAGAAGTGATTGGGATGTTAATTGACGGGGTGCGGAGAAAGTGGGTGGTTTAGACTTTAGAGAGAAAAGAGAATGTGGGGGAGTAAGTAAGATTAAGATGGGAAGGATACTATTGTTACATGTTGCTTGTCTCAACTCTTTGGCATCTTCTAATGTCCTTTTCTTCTCATTTTCCATCTCTTCTTTCAAAACTCAATACTAATTAAAAACCATTTTCTTATTTCTAATCACATGTATAGTTTATAGTTGTCAAAATCCTCATCATTGAAGTTAAATATGCAACCAATACATTATAATATCCCCAAAGATTGATCTCGGGTCACCGGTTCTTTTAGGGCGATGTTCTTGTGGTCCTTTCTCATTTTGCTTACTATATATGTTGTTTGCTTAAACAAAaggattcattttttttaatggtataaaaataaaagaagttttTAAAATACACATTTGGCATTTACTAACTTGGAGTTTAGTATAAAAATAGACATGGCCTTGTGTGCATGACAACATATAGCCCTTTTCAGGTAAAGTGGGTAGCCATGGCCTGACCATGTATTTGAGCAAGAGTGGTCTATTTGCTTGACAGCCTATAaacatatatacaaaaaaatatattattagttttttttttatttcaatgtaTTGTATGCTACCACTCACTTTTATTTTCATggaaaaaatagataatatgtAAAGAAGTCAATAATTAAGTCCACCCACGATTGTCCATTTTTCAAACCCACAAAAAAAAGTAAcaagttaattattatatattgtaggTTAAGTTTATAACCTAAATCTTacttaaaaacttaaaaaaattaaatcttacttaaaaacttaaaaaaattaattatggaaAGTTGTACTGGTTTACTCCAAAGAATAaactctaatttataataaaataaaataaaaagttcaatgattaaaatataactttgaCAACTCATTTATAACATTTGTGGGAAGCCTTATTATATGGGTGAATATACATTAATATACAAATTCTGTTTTTATACGTCTTagacaaaaattattttgtggGCAATCTAAAGtgtaattttatattgaattattacCCAAATGGACAAAGATTGGTTGCTTTAGAATTTGTGTTAATCTGCAAGTCATATTGTTTCTATATGCATGAATGCGACTACACcatgagtttatttgaaattaataatctttaatAAATGTGTTATCGATGATGTGTCTTATCAAAAACctttttcaatataaaagtatatgaatatataacccaatgtattttattattaacttgaACACAAAATAATATGCTGACCACATTTTAGtgattaaataaatagattagaaatatttttataagagtGAGAAGGGAAAACCTTGTTAACATGACCGTATCCACTATTCATGCATTTgggaattaaaaataatataataaaaatgtttgaaaaataattggacTTTGGAAAGGTTGCAAAAATATTGATGGTCCAATtatgtttagaaaataaaataatatatatatatatatatatatatatatatatatatatatatatatatatatatatttatattgatggTCCTTTCTATCTCCAACTTTCAACTTTTTCAGAGTAGATTCCCAAAGGTTACATTCTTATGCTTTTCTTAATTATGCTCCTATCATATGTTACATTAAAGGTCATAGGTTAATTACTCTTCACCCTTCTAATTTTGTATGACTAATTTTTACTtcaatttatctctctttttattattttttaaaatacatgaatatatatatttttttaattatttattttctttctcaatacttttaacatcattatcaaattattttttattttgattcaaatttgACAATATATAcccaataatttttaaaattttcaatataattcaatgtttgttaatttaattattaaaaaataattaaacttacttttatccactctttt
It encodes the following:
- the LOC124926376 gene encoding uncharacterized GPI-anchored protein At4g28100 → MASSSSLVVLLLCLFNHSLASLLAEPAKPPLDDDTTPNTVPAFPVQTTPQICRLDLSEELFGGVKDACGRNLDRSRCCPVLAAWLFAAHARSALQIAPAASLQQSSDLPFIPDDSQKCIDSLETSLQNRNIHIAQPNATCDTALCFCGIRLHQISSLSCPAAFNLTATRNATATATPTPTAAVRELERNCHNSSYAGCTKCLGSLQKLKGGSKNGGDRASKIFSKDCQLMGLTWLLARNKTAYIPTVSAVLRALMYSAHPPHQSKCSPDQENMPLAVNSLQFDKSGSPATTTATIIRHVWFTVLPLIYLLRLL